CCAAATCGCGCCTTGCGATCGACGTGGAACACGGATTCAACCCGGAGTATATTACCGTGCGCGGCCGGGCGAAGCTGCTCAAAGAACTGCAAAAAGATGCAAAAAAAGCGGATGAAGTCCTGCTGGCAAGTGATAACGACCGTGAAGGGGAAGCCATCGCGTGGCATTTGAAGCATTCGTTCGACGGCAAAACGAACGCCGACATAAAGCGAATCGTGTTCAATGAAATCACGCCGCAGGCGATTACGGAAGCCGTCAAACATCCGTCCGATATCGACGAATCGAAAGTGAACGCCCAGAAAGCCCGCCGTGTGCTCGACCGGCTCGTCGGATACAACCTGTCGCCGCTGCTGTGGAAAAAAGTGAAAAACGGTCTTTCCGCCGGCCGCGTCCAATCCGTCGCGCTCCGTCTGATCTGCGAGCGTGAAGTCGAAGTCGAGAATTTCATTCCTGATGAATATTGGAGCCTCGACGCGGATTTCGTAAAAGGCAAATCGAAATTTACCGCCCAGCTGGTGCAATATAAAGACAAGAAACCCGAACTCCCGAACGAAGCGGCCGTTCAGACAATAATCGACGAAATCGGGGCGCAAAGCTGTGAAGTCGTCGACATTAAGGCGACTGAAAAAACGGTTCGGCCGAAACCGCCGTTTACCACTTCAAAGCTGCAGCAGACTGCGGCGAACCGCCTCGGCTTTACGTCGCGCAAAACGATGCAGATTGCCCAACAGCTGTATGAAGGCGTCAACATCGGCTCAAACCGCGTCGGTCTGATCACGTACATGCGTACCGATTCGGTCCGTATCGCGCAGACGGCCATCGACGAAGTGCGCGCCTGGATTACCGAAAAATTTCCGGCGGAATTGCCCGAAAAACCGATCGAATACGCGGTCGGAAAAAAAGCGCAGGATGCGCACGAAGGTATCAGACCGACGTACGTAACGTATACGCCCGACTCGATCAAGGAACACTTGACGCGCGATCAGCAGCGTTTGTACGCGATTATCTGGGAACGGTTCGTTTCGAGTCAGATGAACAACGCGAAAAGCCGGACGACGAGCGTCGATATCAAAGCTGGCGACGCACTTTTCAGAATATCGGCGAGCAAAGTCGTTGAGAAAGGATTCTATAAAGTCATCAAAACGCTTTCTTCAAAAGAAGATTCGACCGGTACGCTGCCTGCTCTTAAAGTGGGCGAAAAACTCGAAACGCTCAAATTCTATCCCGAACAGCATTTTACGCAGGGGCCCGCCCGTTTTACGGACGCGTCTATCGTTAAAACGCTTGAAGAAAAGGGAATCGGGCGGCCTTCGACGTACGCGCCGATCATTTCCGTTCTGCTCGACCGGTATTACGTTACGCGCAGCAACAAGCAGCTGGTTCCCACGCCGCTGGGGCGTATGATAAACGATATTCTGGTCGAATCGTTCCCGGAAGTGGTGAACGAGAATTTTACCGCGCAAATAGAAAACGAACTGGACGAAGTTGAAGAAGATAAAGTCAAATGGTCGAACATGCTCGGCGAGTTTTTCTTTCCGTTCCGTGATAAAGTAAACGAAGTTATGGCTACGCACGAAAGTTTCAAAGGCATGATGGACGAGCCGACGGATAAAATCTGCGAAAAATGCGGTAAACCGATGGTGAAAAAACTCGGCAGGTTCGGTTTCTTTCTTGCGTGTTCCGGTTTTCCCGAATGCCACAACACCCGTTCCATTCCGCTCGCGCATTGCCCGCGTCCCGGCTGCAACGGTGAGATCGTCGCGCGTAAAACCAAAGGGCGCGGCAAGGAATTTTACGGCTGCACGAACTATCCCGAATGCGATTTTATCAGTCATTTTAAACCGATAAACGCGTATTGCCCCAAATGCGGTCAATTTTTAGTTGAAAAATACGATAAGAAAAACGGTACGTATAAATCGTGCATCAATCCCGACTGCGATTATCTGCATTCAAATGACGACGCCGCGGAGCCAGCCGTTCCTCCCGGAGACGAAGAATAGCGTATGGCCGACGCTCCCGCGACGCTGCAGGAAGCTTGTGAAGAGTTTCTGTTGTATGAAAGCAGCGTCCGCAATTTGGCTTTGAACACGATTGCCGGTTACCGCAACGATCTGGCTCGATTGTGCCGGCTGCTCGGCGGCGCTTCTCTGCCGCTGACATCCGTAACCGTAACGGATCTGCGTTTCTGCATCGGTGAGTTGTCCCGAAAGAAATCCGCTGCTTCAAGCGTCAACCGGTTCATTGCGGCGGTGCGTTCTTTATTTGCCTATTGCCGCCGTTTTGAGTATATTAAAAGCAATCCGGCGACGGAGCTGCATACCGTAAAGCAACCCCGGCATTTACCCCGTTTTATGACCGAGTCTGAAGTCGACGCGCTTTGTTCCCAGCCGGAGCGGAAAACGCTTTTGTGGCAGACGCGGGATACGGCGATTTTTGAAATGCTGTATTCGTCGGGCTGCCGTGTGTCGGAACTGGCCTCGTTGCGGCTGTCCGATTTTTCGGCCGATTTCCGTTCCGCCGTCGTAACCGGAAAGGGCGGTAAGGACCGGCGGGTGTTTTTTTCGGAGCAAGCCGGAAAAGCGCTTGCCGGGTATCTTCGTGAACGGGCGGCTCGGATTCCGAAAAATCGGACGGTGAGCGCGGTCTTTATCAATATGCAGGGAACGCCGCTGACGACCCGCGGAATCAGGTATATCGTTTCCCGGTATTCGGGACTTGAAGGAACCGATAAGCCGGTATCGCCGCACGCGTTCCGGCACACGTTCGCGACGTCGATGCTTTCGCACGGGGCGGACGTGCGCGTCGTACAGGAATTGCTCGGACATTCGAGTATTTCCACGACGCAGCGGTATACGCATATTACGACGGAACAATTGATCGAAATATACAACAGGGCGCATCCGCACGGCGGATCGGACGAAAACG
This sequence is a window from Treponema brennaborense DSM 12168. Protein-coding genes within it:
- the topA gene encoding type I DNA topoisomerase; translation: MAESKTAAAKTSKKKAAKSTLVIVESPAKAKTIEKYLGPGYTVKASMGHLIDLPKSRLAIDVEHGFNPEYITVRGRAKLLKELQKDAKKADEVLLASDNDREGEAIAWHLKHSFDGKTNADIKRIVFNEITPQAITEAVKHPSDIDESKVNAQKARRVLDRLVGYNLSPLLWKKVKNGLSAGRVQSVALRLICEREVEVENFIPDEYWSLDADFVKGKSKFTAQLVQYKDKKPELPNEAAVQTIIDEIGAQSCEVVDIKATEKTVRPKPPFTTSKLQQTAANRLGFTSRKTMQIAQQLYEGVNIGSNRVGLITYMRTDSVRIAQTAIDEVRAWITEKFPAELPEKPIEYAVGKKAQDAHEGIRPTYVTYTPDSIKEHLTRDQQRLYAIIWERFVSSQMNNAKSRTTSVDIKAGDALFRISASKVVEKGFYKVIKTLSSKEDSTGTLPALKVGEKLETLKFYPEQHFTQGPARFTDASIVKTLEEKGIGRPSTYAPIISVLLDRYYVTRSNKQLVPTPLGRMINDILVESFPEVVNENFTAQIENELDEVEEDKVKWSNMLGEFFFPFRDKVNEVMATHESFKGMMDEPTDKICEKCGKPMVKKLGRFGFFLACSGFPECHNTRSIPLAHCPRPGCNGEIVARKTKGRGKEFYGCTNYPECDFISHFKPINAYCPKCGQFLVEKYDKKNGTYKSCINPDCDYLHSNDDAAEPAVPPGDEE
- a CDS encoding tyrosine-type recombinase/integrase, producing the protein MADAPATLQEACEEFLLYESSVRNLALNTIAGYRNDLARLCRLLGGASLPLTSVTVTDLRFCIGELSRKKSAASSVNRFIAAVRSLFAYCRRFEYIKSNPATELHTVKQPRHLPRFMTESEVDALCSQPERKTLLWQTRDTAIFEMLYSSGCRVSELASLRLSDFSADFRSAVVTGKGGKDRRVFFSEQAGKALAGYLRERAARIPKNRTVSAVFINMQGTPLTTRGIRYIVSRYSGLEGTDKPVSPHAFRHTFATSMLSHGADVRVVQELLGHSSISTTQRYTHITTEQLIEIYNRAHPHGGSDENG